In Callospermophilus lateralis isolate mCalLat2 chromosome 18, mCalLat2.hap1, whole genome shotgun sequence, one DNA window encodes the following:
- the LOC143384551 gene encoding uncharacterized protein LOC143384551 → MSAVNVGMSLCYIPHLLDIRKFTLEKSLIVVVHVGNSLCTAPHLLFIREYTPERGLLSAVNVENCLDTTPSSLDIRKFILEKGLMNATNVEILYGQLHTYYSPESSHSEKPYKCSKCGKFFRYCFTLSRHQRLHSGERPYECSECGKIFMDTPHQIVIREFTLEKDLMNVASVENFLDITPHLIHIREFIVGKGFMSVVNVGNSLATTQIKLDTGEITLEKSLMSATNVGKVLAKIPTSFGTKMFTLEKEIMSAANVRNTLRTIPQLLVIREFTLENILLSAMNVGQSLDITQASLNIQEFTSEKGLMSAVNVGKCLTKTPTSFSSKTFTSDKELTSKCRKTSDRNML, encoded by the coding sequence ATGAGTGCAGTCAATGTGGGAATGTCTTTATGTTACATTCCACACTTATTAGACATCAGAAAGTTCACACTGGAGAAAAGCCTTATTGTTGTGGTGCATGTGGGAAATTCTTTATGTACAGCTCCACACTTACTATTCATCAGAGAATACACACCGGAGAGAGGCCTTTTGAGTGCAGTGAATGTGGAAAACTGTTTAGATACTACTCCATCCTCATTAGACATCAGGAAGTTCATATTGGAGAAAGGCCTTATGAATGCAACAAATGTGGAAATTCTTTATGGACAGCTCCACACTTATTATTCACCAGAGAGTTCACACAGTGAAAAACCTTACAAATGCAGTAAATGTGGTAAGTTCTTTAGATATTGCTTCACACTGAGTAGACATCAGAGGCTTCATTCTGGAGAAAGGCCTTATGAATGCAGTGaatgtgggaagatttttatggacACTCCACACCAAATAGTCATCAGAGAGTTCACACTGGAGAAAGACCTTATGAATGTAGCAAGTGTGGAAAATTTTTTAGATATCACTCCACACTTGATACACATCAGAGAGTTCATAGTGGGCAAAGGCTTTATGAGTGTAGTGAATGTGGGAAATTCTTTAGCCACAACTCAAATCAAATTAGACACTGGAGAAATCACATTAGAGAAAAGCCTTATGAGTGCAACAAATGTGGGAAAGGTTTTAGCCAAAATTCCCACCTCATTTGGCACCAAAATGTTCACACTAGAGAAAGAAATTATGAGTGCAGCAAATGTGAGAAATACTTTACGAACAATTCCACAGTTGTTAGTCATCAGAGAGTTCACGCTGGAGAACATCCTTCTGAGTGCAATGAATGTGGGACAGTCTTTAGATATAACTCAAGCCTCATTAAACATACAAGAATTCACATCAGAGAAAGGCCTTATGAGTGCCGTGAATGTGGGAAAGTGTTTAACCAAAACTCCCACCTCATTCAGCTCCAAAACATTCACATCAGATAAAGAACTTACaagtaaatgtagaaaaacttcagacagaaatatgctctga